The Anolis sagrei isolate rAnoSag1 chromosome 6, rAnoSag1.mat, whole genome shotgun sequence genome includes the window GTAACAAAAAGGAATATTGGAGCCACTTCTTCCTTCTTCACCACCCCTTAGCTTTTTTCTGGCAGATTAAAAAAGACTGGAGAAGCAATGGAAAAATGAGGAGAATATTTCATAAACTGAAGATGACATCTGCCCACTCACCCCATACACTtctgtgtgtgagaaagagatgGTTCCTTCATCTGGAAACACTTTGAAGTCACTGGTGGTTCCAAAATACcaatgggcccttctacacagccctttatcccagaaaattgaggcagaaaatcccacaatatctgctttgacctgggttatctgagggcccttccacacagccctatatcccagaatatcaaagcaggaaatctcacattatctgagtgtggactcagataacccagttcaaagccgatattgtggaattttctgccttgatattctgggatatagggttgtatggaagggcactgagtccacactcagataatgtgagattttctaccttgatattctgggatatagggttgtgtagaAAGACCCTACATGAGATATATGTGTTAAATGTGAAGTTTCATTCAGAGCTGTTATAGTCCACTGCTCAGTTTAGTCACTATGCTAAACCAGCCTAAACAGGTATAATGGATCCTGGGCAGAGAATATTTATTCTGTTCATGGCCTTTGCTTCCCGTTGTCATCAACGCCTTGAGCTTGCCATCTCTTTTTGTTTCCAATAATGTAATGCTTCAAGGCAAGGAAAAAGAGTTTGGAGAATATTAAAGCCCTTCAAATATGGTAGGCTAcagattttcaaaaaataaaagtaTCTTCCCGTCACTTAATGCCCACCCACCCCCACATTTTTTGCTTGTATCATTCCTGCTTCTCATCAGTCCTGAGGTAGATTTCGCAAACAGAAATGGAAGAAAGGTGACAAGTGGGAGAGACGCATTTTCAGCTTTGTTCATAGAACTTGCCTATTttcccacttttaaaaaaatccccacaTAATCAGAGAAAGAATATGATTTCATGAGGATGAAATGTTTCCGTGGCTAGTTCTCAGTGCCTGTATGAGGGAAGGCCCATACAACATGGGTGCCAAGTGAATAGCTCCATTTTAAATAGATCCACTCAGTGAATTGTGCACATATGTGAGGAAAATCACTGCATTTACCAGACACCTTTTTACTACTATACAATTTTAGTTGAAGACACTTTGCAGAGGTATCTACACAACTCATTCTCATAGAGGAAGACTCACCATGGCTCCATGTGGCAACTGTGTCACTAAACTTTGGTGATAAAGATGAGGGAAAATAATGTTGACCTGGCTCAAGCAGAAGCAGCCCTGCCATGTAGTAAAGTGAGGAATTATATCAGGCTGCTCTGGAGACACCATTACAAGTCACTAGAGTGGGAGAATTTTTCTCAAAATAGATACTATTACAATGAGTGGAAAATACATCCCTGAATTCCATTTCCAACTACTTCCCAGATGATAGCGGAACAGGCTGTTAAACTCAGATCCTAAGTCAGCTGACAGAGAGTAAAGTATATGTTCTGCAAAGGCCAGCTTCCCAGAAGACATCTCTTCTTGCACAACCAACATGTGAACCTTCTAACTGGGGAAAAGTAAGACGAGAAAGGCTACAAATCTGACCAAGACAAGAGTAAGACTGGATGTCCATCAACTCTACTTAATACAAGTTTTCTGTGCCTCTTTTACCACAGTCTGTGGGGACAACACTTTTGGAGAACCTTCAAACAAGTTGATGTGGAAGAGCCCCATAACTGTCCTGGGATGGCATGGCAAAAACATGGCCGGTGAACAAATTCAGAATGTATAAATAAGAAACAACATGTTAGAACATCCACTATATTTGCAAGGGACTTGGGTACATTATCATTCCATTCAATAGGAGTGCCCAGATGAAAATGAAAACCAAGGTAAGTGGTCCTGGTCCTTGAAAAATGTACTCCTTAAGCTGGTCTTCTCCAACCTGGCTCTCATGATTCCTAATGTGGCAATGGGAAGAATTAAGTGGAGTCAAATACATCTGGAGAGTTCCAGGTTGAGAGAGGCTACCTTAATGAGTGAGGATATATAACAACTGTCCAGTCCTTATTGGGTTGTAAAATTCTTGACAGGTTGTTTACCTCTTAAACTAGACTTATTTCTTAGAAGAGATTAATGTGAAGTTAGTGAGGTTCTTAGAGACTTTGACTGGAATCCTGCTTATTAGGCCTAAGAAGAGTAGACTCATTCAATGAATTgttgaataacactatgtaacacaatttgacaaaaattctgttcctggtttgaaagtgttatttcctgtttaattgtgcagtatatactttgaaagtagttgttgtactcAATAAACTtaatttttgtggctgtcacaaactatgttgaattggttgaggctcgatgagatattcactgaaaatctATAACAAAATATTCTGCAGGTTGTCCCATaaaaagtttaataaacctttttctgtatttttataatagaaccaattaggaaatgacatttataacccaggaacaaaaattgtgttatgtaGTGTAATAAAGCAACACATAGGTACATCCCATTTATTCAATGGGCCTTCTTTAGGTAAGACCAGGAATCGACTTCAAGCCCTTGTATATAAAGAGACACACAATTTGTAAATGCTCAGTGGCTGAGACAAAGTGACATGTCCCATGGAATCTTACTTATTTTTAGCATACATTTGTAAGAAAAATCGGATTCACTTTTACAAAGTATGTAGCAAGACAAGGATGGGggacatgtggccctccagatgaagCTGGATAGCAACTCCCATCAGTATATGCCTACACATTCAGTAGCGAGCGATGGTAGCGGTTGCAGTCCCACAGCATCTAGAATGCCATACATTCTGTACCCCATAGTAAGATCTCCAGGACTGGACCTAAGTCTGGCTAGGAGATAAACAGCCAGAGGCAGGGTGTTAAATTAAGGGAGAGAAGAAGTGGACAAGGAAAGGTTCAGCTTCACCCTATTGCCAGCCACTTCCCCATCTGGAATCACTTCTCCACTCTGTTTTTATGGAAGTTTGGCAGTAATTCACCTTTGAAAACATGGATCTGCCATCATTGTACCCTTAGGACAGACAAGATTCAGTGTAAGGGGTGGAGAATATTATGTGGACATACTGAATGAGGAGTAAAAATAGGAATCAAAGAAAGGAAATGTGGAAATTTGAAACCTTAACAGGAGGGAGATCATACTCAAGATAAAAGGAGGAAAACAACACTGTTGTGATAGGTTCAAATCTACAGAAACAGAAACTGGACTGGGTTACAACTAGCTCTATGGGAGTGAGCATAAaggaataaaatattaataaagcaTATTTCAATTCCATGtctcatttttaaaattccattcTCCTCTTACGTTCCACATGAATTAGATAGTGAGTCACAAAGGCTCGTGTCTATTTGCCACTGGGTATCCTGAGACCTCTTGGGATAAGGCAGTCTATAAATCTCAACACATACATTTGTTAATAAAGAACCTGGTGATAGGAAGACAGTTGCCTAAAGAGGAGAATTTCCGTGcagctctttttttttctttttttctttttcagcaaAGCCTGATGTATGCACAGGCTGTTTTTAAAGGAGACAATTCTCACAATATGGAGGCACCACACATCCGGAAGGAAGAGATCAACCGGAACATGCCTGTAGTTTTAGATCAGTACAGCAAAAAATATGCTCAGTAAggccagagaaagagaaagaatgaaaccATGGGTGTCAGATATGGAAAGTGTGTTTACATTTATGCTGTTGTCGAAAACAGTGTCAACATGCTGTCATTGCGAGAGATTTATGAGGCAGAATGTGGTGAGTACCATTCTTGTTATACAGGAACTATCTAaagcaaggtgagaagggtgtTTATGAGAAAGGCGGAAAACAGTCACCAAAAGAGAACACGGACAGTCACGCGGGGACACTTCCTGGAGCTCTACCCAGTCAGGGACGCACAGTTCCTCTAGTGCAACACACAAGAAAATAGCATGGGAGGCCAGGAGGAGCTCCTTTGGAAGTGGCGGTGGGGAAAGCTTTGTGTGTTGTAATGTCCAGTGCAAAAACATAAGAACGTCCATGCTACACCTCTGGAAGTTGGCTCTATTTCTCAGCAGCATCGTTAAAAGTAGCCTTTTAATGTAAAAGACCAAGACGAAGACACTTGAACCAGTGACTGGAGGCCAAGGCTTTCTATGTCCGATAATTGACCAACCCAGATGCCCTTCTTAGGTGCTGAAAAGGTGGGGAGATTTGACCCACTTGGATATCCCTCCACAAGACGGGCACAAAATGAAACCTTTTGATTTCTTATCTTCTGAGTGGCAGGCTGTGCCCTCAGTCGATTGCAGTCCATCTTGTCTGTTCCTGCATCCCACCCCAAAACACGCAACCAGGTGTGACTTCTCACTCATCCTACCCTGAGATCTTCCAGAGACACCCAAACTGAACCATGTAGAGAGAGCCCCCCAGAAGGCAACCTCACTTCTGAGCTGTTGGGTTGTTATGCCCTGCTCAGCCTGGTTCGAGGATATTCCTCACCCCCTCCCCTACCTCCAGAGATGGTCCAACCATTGGAGAAATATTGCAAGTCCTGCTCAGAAAGAGCAGGAAGGAGAGGCAAAACCCACTTTACAAACCAAGGCAAAGAGAAGAGGACAAAAGAGGGAGGCAAAATTCTTCATGGTTCAGTCTGCCGGAGACTTGGAGGTATTTTAGAGAGAGCCCCTGTTGCACCACCACTTTTCATGCAGCATCCAAGAcgggtggggtggggtgaggtGGGCAGgtctcattaaggaagccagaagaggaaggagggcagCCCAGGCCTCAGATCTTACTGTTCTCCAGGTGTGAGTCAATATGTTTTATCAAAGCATCGTCTGGGTAACCAATGGGAAAGGCCACCTGGCAGAGAGGGCAGCTTCGGATGTCAGAGTCTACCGTCTCCATCAGCAACTGCAGGATAATAGAGTAGGAGAAGGAATGGACATTAGAGGAaaatttcactttttaaataaaCCCAAACTAATAAATATTTATGATTTTTAGATGAAATGAGAGCTCAACGTATTCTGAAAACTGAACCTCTCATATATACTCCTGATCAGCAAAGTACATTTGTGCAAGGTcacatgcaaaaaataaataaataagccactaTGTGGAGGTTAATCTTTGCTGTGAAAAAGAGCTTTTCACAGCAAGTCATATGTTTTCCTTCTTACACTGGTCCCTTTTTAAAGAGAGAAGTCTATGATAGTTTTAAGTACACAGAAAGGGAGTTCGGGTAGCAGGGAAAGAACATACCATAAGTGGCTCTGGGAAATTCCTGAAGGGGATGCACAGAACTGTGAACTAAGCTTTTTTGGTAACTTATTTAGGACATGATGaaattatagtagtagtagtagccatCCAGTTGTAAAAAATAAAGCTATAGATAATTTCAGTGTttatatactgtgtttttatacTATGGGAAtttagattattttatttatttattgcattttgccTTTCTACAAGAGCAGGACACTTGACAGGCATTGGAGCACTCACATCATGTAGAGTGGTCCTccatctttggtcctccaggtgttacGGTCCtcagttcccagaagccccagccaactTGGTCAACTGTAGGAAATTCTAGGAGCAAAACACCTaggggaccaaaggttggaagcGACTGGTACAGAAAATAAAAGGATAGAGGAAAAATATTTTAGATAACTAACAGCTCATTGGGTTGAAGAGTTAGGTTAGTCTTATACAATGTTTTTGTGCATTCTTCAAGGAGCACTCCCTTACAATCAGATGGTATAGATTTTGCTCCTAAAACAGTTACCAATGTGATATTAATCATAACATAAGAATATTACTCTTTTGCACACAAAGCACCTGGCATCCACAGACAGGATAGTTATTAGCCATAGGGTTCAAGGAGTTCTAGGCCAAAAGGAAGAACTTCTCCAACATCTGCACATTACTGGGTTGAACCTTCTTTAATGCCTAATTTCAGTCATCATTAACACCTGGTAGTGCATTCCTAATAGGCAAACTCTGGCcaatccctccccttttcctatcTGTCACTCggaaacaatggttcccaacctgtgggctgtgaTATCTAAAATAAGATCAGGGGCTACTACCAAATCAGcattagattattaaatatggttttctgtgggcgagcagatggcaactactggatggcatatgttctgtatcagaaactagagctgatgtggttatttcctgaatcagcaccccaaataaccaaaccaaatgtaaagttgactaaaaatggatttgtaaccattttggttttgtgtttgttttgtttgtttttgtcatgtcaggagtgacttgagaaactgcaagtagcttctggtgtgagaaaattggccgtctgcaaagacgctgcccaggggatgcccggatgttttgatgttttatcatccttgtgggaggcttctctcatgtccccgcatgaggagctggagctgatagagggagctcatctgcgctctccccggattcgaacctgcgacctgtcagtcttcagtcctgctggcgcagggctttaacccgctgcgccaatgaagtactaatgttggagagtggctcctggtcaaagaaagattgggaactactgctctaaaaTCAAGTTTCACACACAACAGTCCATATTTCAAGATTCATGAAGGCTACTATGAAGTAAGTTCTGAGAACAGCTAATAAGTGGTGGTGATGAGGCAGAGAAGAAAGTGTGTTCAAATGAGACGGAATTCCAGAACTGCTAAACTGAATTGGATTTCAATGGATCACAGATgcatatgaataaataaataaatatgatttagtATTATCTCGCTATTAAACAGAAATATTACTTTACAATTCAGTGTAACATATATTGCcctgaaaacattaaaaaaaacccctacaaaatATGACCTTCTAGCTCCATGATCCAAGACCCATGAGATTTTGTCAGTCAGTCACCCCACTGTTCAAAGTTTCATGATGGCTACCATCACCACAGAAACAGCAGCCTTCATAATATTTAGTCCTTCACCAAGAATCTGTGCTGACAACATATTTGGGTTTGAGGCATTCACATAAGAAACATTCAAATATTGCAGTTCCTCCCCTCTTCCCACCAACCTTCCACAACCTTTATCTGGATGGAAAATGAATGAGGCAAAACAAGAATGGGTATTTGTTTGTACCTTAGTAATTCGACACAGTGCACCTAAATCGGGGCAAGGGAGGGCACAGAACACAGATGGCACTGGTATTGCTTACATTGATTGAGGGCCAggactgggcatgttcagccctGGAGTACGAGGCATCAGTCCGGTGCATGGAGGTGTCGGGGATGGGGAACCCTGCACAGAAAGAGGCGCAGCGGATGCCCCCTGCTTCAGGGCTGGGGGGACTTGGGAGGGCCCAGTCGTCTTCGTCTGAGGACTGCTTCTCGAAGCGCAAGTGCTCTTCAAAGGCGTCTCTGGCGTAAACCTCACCGTAGGGACGGTGCTTTGGTAAGGTGGAAGCTTCAGGCTGCAGCCAGAGAGAGCGGTTCTGCTGGTACAAAGCCGCATCGCTCACCTCCGAGTAGCTCCGACGGCCTTGGAAGCTTGCTTTGATGTGGTGGCTCGAGGGTTTGGAATAGCCCAGATCCATAATGCTTCTCTCGCCACCGGGAGACCTGTGTTGTGAACTGATGGCAGGGGATGAACAATTGAGGGATGGTGAGCAACGTTGCTGGGCAGGAGACGGGTTAGAAGGCGGAGCTGGAGAACGACGCTGAGAGACGGGTGACTGGCAAGGAGGTGGAGCTGGGGAGCGGCGCTGATGAGCTGGAGACTGACAGGGTGGTGCTGGAGACCGTCTCTGTAGGGCCGGAGACTGGCATTGAGGGATGGAGGGTCTTCCTTGCTGAGCTGGGGAAGTGCACTGCGGAGCTGGAGAACGGCGTTGGTGGGCAGGTGAATGCCGCTGGGAATGGGGAGAGTGCCGCTGGCCTGGAAAGGATCAGAAACAAGTAAGAGGAGAGCCAGGCGCTACCTTGGAGAAGGAATAGATGTTCCAAGCTGTAGGGAACACACACATTTATGCTACACTGAGGAGAGGTTGGATTGCAGCCCGTGTATGTCTAATTGTGAGTGAGATAAAAGACAATTCATGCTACATATGTTAGAAAAGACAATGGAAATAACAATACCTGTATGGTAATCCCATTAAACAAACCTATGGTGAAATCACAGTGCACATTTTCATTATTCAGGGAGGATCTAGGCAGCCCCTTTTTTGCGGAAACTTCCGCAGTAAAAAgaaggctgtccagacaatgttctggtatgttgttgttcattcgtgcagtcgtctccaactcttcgtgacttcatggaccagcccacgccagagctccctgtcggctgtcaccacccccagctccttcaaggtcagtccagtcacttcaaggatgccatccatccatcttgcccttggtcggttcTGGTAACCCGGGATTAATTCACTGCAAACCTGGAAAACCTtcatttgtggcaaattaatttgacaaTGGGTTGATTCCGCATCTTCTTGAAaagcatgggataaacccactatttcagGTGTCTGGGCtgaaaaactgtgggaatacccactccTTTTCCCCCAAAGTCCTAAAGAAATCactgttaaaaataaaagtacagtgttcccctgctacttcgcggttcgcttattgcggacttgctgttttgtgggttCCTTCACCACCACCGgagacacagggaggaggaagaggaggaggaggggagaggaaaTCAGGCACTGGACCTTACCCTGGGGCTTGTCTCCGGGCTGGGTCTCTGCTGCTCCCTACTCCCTGCCTTTGAGTCTTTCTAGTACATTTTCTAGAccatatgtatgcatgcatgtgtgtgcacataGAGGCCAAGACCTTGCACTGACCTGCAAGATCCCACATTGACATTATGCCATTGTACGTCACCAAGAGGATTCAGGTTGTAGTCTCACTTAAGGAATCAAACACCCAAGTTTACACATTTATGTTTGAAGTTTTGATATCCTTTGAACTGCTATCAAATTCTGCAAATCCTCCACCATCTCCTCTTTGATTCTTACTCACCGCCACTGATGGTTTGCTCTTGCATAAGCGTCCGAAGAATCTGGCTTTGCAAAGAACTCAGGTTTCTCAGACGGCACAACTCCTCTGTCAGCTCTGTGTAAGCAAGAGCCAGGTTTACCCTAACAAAAGAGAACAATGGGGTAGCCCCCAAAGGCAAATAAGTTTCAGCTTCTACAATAGGAGACGATTTAATTTTTCCAGGGTGAAAAATTAATTAATCTAACCCAACTACTTGGGATGTCTGTTTTTTGTCTTTCCAACGTTTTGTGGATCATCAATGATGGAAAAGTGAAAGAGTGAACCTGTCTTTTTTAGTCATTCCCTGCAAACATAGCTTCCAAATAAGAATGCCAAACAAAACCAGTGATGCACCCAGTTCAACCTTGGTTCAATGATTCAAGCTTGGTTGAAAGTCCCAACATGAAGTCTCATCACTCTGGACTGTTTACCTGTAGTGGCAGCACCTGCATGTTGTCAGATAAGTTCATACCTGTCCTCTCCACATTACCTATAATACTGGTTTTCCCATGTCTGAGACCTCCAGACACATaggcctacagctcccatcacCTCAATGTCAATGGAGGAAACCAGGGTGGAAAGTGCAAAGAAGACTGACTAACACTACAAAGTGCTGGATGAGGTGCAGAAATTGAGTGAAACAAACTTTCAAGCAAGTAAAGcaataaaagataaaggttttcccatgacattaagtccagttgtgtccaattctgggggttggtgctcatctccatttatacgccaaagagctggcgttgtctgtagacacctccaaggtcatgtggccggcatgactgcatggagcaccgttaacttcctgttggagcggtacctattgttctactcgcatttgcatgctttcaaacatggttggcagaagctggagctgacagcgggaacctgtgacctttcggtcaacaagttcagcagctcagtggtttaacccactgtgccaccgaagGCTCCAATATTTCATGTAAAAGCCCTGAGAAATATATTTAATCAACATTTTTATTCTTCATTTCACAGTGCTCCAAAATTTGGCTTAATAATTTGTCCGACTCTTAAATGCTTTTACATGTAGGATTGCTCAAGCTAGGGCTTGAAatatttaccttttttttttaacaacttccagaagcccacTGAACATGCTGGCTGGGATGTAGCCTAAAAAATAGCTGCCCAAGCTCTGCACTCAACCACAGAATCCTTTCCTACTGACCATAACTCAGTAGTAGACTTATTTTGCTCCCATAAAATTTATTCTgccgtgggttgttgtaggtttttcgggctatatggccatgttctagaagcattctctcctgatgtttcgcctgcatctatggcaagcatcctcagaggttgtgaggtattctGCAATGTTTTCATTCCAAAGGATCTCCAGCAGAAATACTTGCAAAACAACTGCCAGGAGATCTTAGACACCCTTCCCTAACTAGATGCCATTGATTCGTTCTGGGGATGATAAGACTTAGGGGTTCATATCACACAGAGGTCATCATATTGGAGAAATCTGCTCTAGGGTACTACTGGCAGAAAGTGGAGCTAAATGGACCAATTATCTGAATCACTATGAGTGACACATTCAAAGCATTAAAGTTGAGGGATACATTTCATATATTCTGTTTGTGTCATCTAGGTCATCATGTGGTTGTTCTACACAAACATCATCTTGTAATTTCTATGAGGCAAGGAACCACATGTTTTTGGCCCAACCACATAGTTCCAATCTATTCATTACCAGATCAGTGTGGGAAGAATGTGGAGGGAACCAGTTTCCACATCACTGTGATACCGCACATCGTTGTGGGACATCTGGGCCACAAGGGAATCTGAAGAGGTGGTGGTGGAAAACTACGAACCTCATGGTATTCATCATGTTTTTCTGAATACTTGCACTGTCACCATAGTTTGGAGAAATTTAATAATGTGTTTAGAACTGTTTGTTAGAAACCAAAACCCAAATGCACAAGGAAAGCAGCCACAGAATCATGTAGCTCTGTATATAGAGTCCACAGCAGTGGTTGTGCTTTTGCTTCTGCAAGAGGAGCAGCATAATATGAACATCTTTGGGTTTAGTGTCCCATTTTTTGCTCTAGTGCTATATGTAGATAGTGAGATTGGCTGCTTATTTTCCCCAGGAACCTCAAACTCCACAGACTGGACCCAGATACACAATTACAGCTCAGAAGTCATCTACTACACAGGGCAACACATGTTTTGGTTCCTCAGATTGTAGACCTGTTTCCGGTTATatttgattccaaaaatggcaataTTTCcccctagtttttgagatacagaacatctgCCATACACCAGTtgctatctgcttgcccatagaaaactatGGTGACCATAtctaaaactagagctgatgtggtctatccaatacaattttctgaatcagtgcttcAAATAgccccaggaacaagcctaaaaattaaaacatcaataacatatttattttttctttggtTGGGCTGTGCTGTAGCCTGTGAACCTGCCTTCCCCAAACCCAATATACTCTAGTTATGAACTACAATGCCTATTAGCCCTAGCTCTCATGATCACTGGCTAGGACAGTTGGGAATGATGGTAAAAAAAACACCATATTagataaagcaggggtcctcaaacttttaaaacagagggccaggtcacagtccctcaaactgttggagggccggattataatttggaaaagaaat containing:
- the TBKBP1 gene encoding TANK-binding kinase 1-binding protein 1 isoform X1 translates to MEKDLLKVRVCYALVFPAERPAFPDCAMDSMFEDDISILTQDALVQDDEWLDSPNTDFSSEMCSASHFALITAYDDIKNRLTGLERENASLKRKLKMYEIKFPLISEFGEERIFPSYDSKETSLLKSEKANLQQQLNQFQRELQKSKEREEQLAEMIQAYEKLCVEKTDLESELGQMRALVETHLNRIRSLEQQLRQRDGNSFPNLNSQLPNQEVQYLSLHGGHVLDRSMNWQSPRGLGEAEGLEVQRLEVELEESRQEVQNSQHREEQLKAECERLQAEVKQLQETRAQDLATSQSERDMAWVKKVGDDQVNLALAYTELTEELCRLRNLSSLQSQILRTLMQEQTISGGQRHSPHSQRHSPAHQRRSPAPQCTSPAQQGRPSIPQCQSPALQRRSPAPPCQSPAHQRRSPAPPPCQSPVSQRRSPAPPSNPSPAQQRCSPSLNCSSPAISSQHRSPGGERSIMDLGYSKPSSHHIKASFQGRRSYSEVSDAALYQQNRSLWLQPEASTLPKHRPYGEVYARDAFEEHLRFEKQSSDEDDWALPSPPSPEAGGIRCASFCAGFPIPDTSMHRTDASYSRAEHAQSWPSINLLMETVDSDIRSCPLCQVAFPIGYPDDALIKHIDSHLENSKI
- the TBKBP1 gene encoding TANK-binding kinase 1-binding protein 1 isoform X2, translating into MDSMFEDDISILTQDALVQDDEWLDSPNTDFSSEMCSASHFALITAYDDIKNRLTGLERENASLKRKLKMYEIKFPLISEFGEERIFPSYDSKETSLLKSEKANLQQQLNQFQRELQKSKEREEQLAEMIQAYEKLCVEKTDLESELGQMRALVETHLNRIRSLEQQLRQRDGNSFPNLNSQLPNQEVQYLSLHGGHVLDRSMNWQSPRGLGEAEGLEVQRLEVELEESRQEVQNSQHREEQLKAECERLQAEVKQLQETRAQDLATSQSERDMAWVKKVGDDQVNLALAYTELTEELCRLRNLSSLQSQILRTLMQEQTISGGQRHSPHSQRHSPAHQRRSPAPQCTSPAQQGRPSIPQCQSPALQRRSPAPPCQSPAHQRRSPAPPPCQSPVSQRRSPAPPSNPSPAQQRCSPSLNCSSPAISSQHRSPGGERSIMDLGYSKPSSHHIKASFQGRRSYSEVSDAALYQQNRSLWLQPEASTLPKHRPYGEVYARDAFEEHLRFEKQSSDEDDWALPSPPSPEAGGIRCASFCAGFPIPDTSMHRTDASYSRAEHAQSWPSINLLMETVDSDIRSCPLCQVAFPIGYPDDALIKHIDSHLENSKI